A stretch of Chionomys nivalis chromosome 2, mChiNiv1.1, whole genome shotgun sequence DNA encodes these proteins:
- the LOC130868907 gene encoding CD177 antigen-like yields MAACCIQYLWLLFVLGFTPFSGALKCHNGTMVKFGSGFTKEVVDWSPQGFTQAGPKEICQETFLIVDVGAKSVLVWSKGSGLPRQWSSDRVEEIAKGPGIQAAMYINFCEFDDCNNATSSEATLGHFHFESSYDTKSFQCPVCLTNQRSCPSNLVFCPKDTGCYSGTLKIKGGSKHREIGMMVQPWHGALPTVM; encoded by the exons ATGGCAGCCTGCTGCATCCAGTACTTATGGCTCCTCTTCGTGCTGGGCTTCACCCCCTTCTCAG GTGCTCTGAAATGTCACAATGGGACCATGGTGAAATTTGGCAGTGGTTTCACTAAGGAAGTTGTTGACTGGTCCCCGCAGGGCTTCACACAAGCTGGACCTAAGGAGATTTGTCAGGAGACATTCCTGATAGTAGACGTAG GTGCAAAATCTGTCCTAGTGTGGAGCAAAGGGTCCGGTCTCCCTAGGCAGTGGAGTAGTGACCGTGTTGAGGAGATTGCCAAAGGACCTGGAATACAGGCTGCCATGTATATCAACTTCTGTGAATTTGATGATTGCAACAATGCTACCAGCAGTGAAGCCACACTTGGCCACTTTCACTTTGAAT CCTCCTATGACACAAAATCCTTCCAGTGCCCTGTTTGTTTGACGAATCAGAGGTCCTGCCCCTCCAATCTTGTCTTCTGCCCTAAGGACACTGGTTGCTATTCTGGTACTCTGAAAATTAAGGGAG GATCCAAACACAGGGAGATTGGAATGATGGTCCAGCCATGGCATGGTGCCCTGCCCACAGTCATGTAG